A genomic window from Vitis riparia cultivar Riparia Gloire de Montpellier isolate 1030 chromosome 18, EGFV_Vit.rip_1.0, whole genome shotgun sequence includes:
- the LOC117906278 gene encoding early endosome antigen 1 isoform X2, whose amino-acid sequence MAIDKDSHVSSDRQKWQKIFNALVHMLQTQQTQVESLAKERKLLEDRIKFQYDRWLSDVHSLQDQIAQMEMKFTVQEKERLVEAAKLDLLMGLKKREVSLCKLKLESTDDELVDFKVLIDFLSHECLDPNGISKVGDKEKGSRGDNNLKSVKTSKEEEQCAKRLEGEVRKLKREYENLASRNSAEVSALLAEQNFVWNQYKIMESNYSNKLNSKHVEVEQANEKIDNLLVGMEQLESLNNEKDDKIVKLKTDLAKMETETKKKNEEISRLSKEVELLRKSRSASVTPILNRCTEKQKTSGQGKNKSWIGRNISIKKETPASEKNTEKKKESSASEKNTEKKSRGSKRKEINVTPTSGTPRLFTSTFKIPKLKNSSPQIM is encoded by the exons ATGGCTATAGATAAAGATTCTCACGTCTCCTCAGATCGGCAAAAATGGCAGAAAATCTTCAACGCTCTGGTACACATGTTACAGACCCAACAAACACAGGTCGAATCCCTCGCTAAAGAGAGGAAACTTCTCGAAGATCGCATCAAATTTCAATACGACCGATGGCTATCTGATGTCCATTCATTACAAGATCAGATCGCTCAG ATGGAGATGAAATTTACAGTGCAAGAAAAAGAGCGCTTGGTTGAGGCGGCGAAGTTGGACTTGTTGATGGGTTTGAAAAAGAGAGAAGTTTCGCTTTGTAAGCTTAAGTTGG AAAGTACAGACGATGAATTGGTAGATTTCAAAGTGTTAATTGACTTCCTCTCTCATGAATGCTTGGATCCAAAT GGAATTTCCAAGGTAGGTGACAAAGAAAAGGGAAGCAGGGGAGACAACAATTTAAAGTCTGTTAAAACCTCCAAAGAAGAAGAGCAGTGTGCCAAGAGATTGGAAGGTGAAGTAAGAAAGTTAAAGCGGGAATATGAGAATCTTGCTTCAAGAAACAGTGCTGAGGTATCTGCACTTTTGGCAGAGCAGAACTTTGTATGGAATCAGTATAAAATAATGGAGAGCAACTATTCTAACAAACTAAACAGTAAGCATGTTGAAGTTGAACAAGCAAATGAGAAGATAGACAACCTTCTTGTTGGTATGGAGCAATTGGAGTCATTAAACAATGAAAAGGATGATAagattgtaaaattaaaaactgaCCTGGCTAAGATGGAGactgaaacaaagaaaaagaatgaagagaTCTCCAGACTTTCTAAGGAAGTGGAATTGTTAAGAAAGTCTAGAAGTGCTTCAGTTACCCCTATCTTAAATCGTTGCACAGAGAAACAGAAAACTTCTGGCCAAGGTAAAAACAAAAGCTGGATTGGAAGGAATATCTCTATCAAGAAAGAAACACCTGCTTCAGAGAAGAACACTGAAAAGAAGAAGGAATCATCTGCTTCAGAAAAAAACACTGAAAAG AAAAGCAGAGGTTCAAAGAGGAAGGAAATTAATGTGACTCCCACTTCAGGGACTCCCAGGTTGTTCACATCCACattcaaaattccaaagttGAAGAACTCCTCACCTCAGATCATGTAA
- the LOC117906278 gene encoding CAP-Gly domain-containing linker protein 1 isoform X1 — MAIDKDSHVSSDRQKWQKIFNALVHMLQTQQTQVESLAKERKLLEDRIKFQYDRWLSDVHSLQDQIAQMEMKFTVQEKERLVEAAKLDLLMGLKKREVSLCKLKLESTDDELVDFKVLIDFLSHECLDPNDDYQGISKVGDKEKGSRGDNNLKSVKTSKEEEQCAKRLEGEVRKLKREYENLASRNSAEVSALLAEQNFVWNQYKIMESNYSNKLNSKHVEVEQANEKIDNLLVGMEQLESLNNEKDDKIVKLKTDLAKMETETKKKNEEISRLSKEVELLRKSRSASVTPILNRCTEKQKTSGQGKNKSWIGRNISIKKETPASEKNTEKKKESSASEKNTEKKSRGSKRKEINVTPTSGTPRLFTSTFKIPKLKNSSPQIM; from the exons ATGGCTATAGATAAAGATTCTCACGTCTCCTCAGATCGGCAAAAATGGCAGAAAATCTTCAACGCTCTGGTACACATGTTACAGACCCAACAAACACAGGTCGAATCCCTCGCTAAAGAGAGGAAACTTCTCGAAGATCGCATCAAATTTCAATACGACCGATGGCTATCTGATGTCCATTCATTACAAGATCAGATCGCTCAG ATGGAGATGAAATTTACAGTGCAAGAAAAAGAGCGCTTGGTTGAGGCGGCGAAGTTGGACTTGTTGATGGGTTTGAAAAAGAGAGAAGTTTCGCTTTGTAAGCTTAAGTTGG AAAGTACAGACGATGAATTGGTAGATTTCAAAGTGTTAATTGACTTCCTCTCTCATGAATGCTTGGATCCAAAT GATGATTATCAGGGAATTTCCAAGGTAGGTGACAAAGAAAAGGGAAGCAGGGGAGACAACAATTTAAAGTCTGTTAAAACCTCCAAAGAAGAAGAGCAGTGTGCCAAGAGATTGGAAGGTGAAGTAAGAAAGTTAAAGCGGGAATATGAGAATCTTGCTTCAAGAAACAGTGCTGAGGTATCTGCACTTTTGGCAGAGCAGAACTTTGTATGGAATCAGTATAAAATAATGGAGAGCAACTATTCTAACAAACTAAACAGTAAGCATGTTGAAGTTGAACAAGCAAATGAGAAGATAGACAACCTTCTTGTTGGTATGGAGCAATTGGAGTCATTAAACAATGAAAAGGATGATAagattgtaaaattaaaaactgaCCTGGCTAAGATGGAGactgaaacaaagaaaaagaatgaagagaTCTCCAGACTTTCTAAGGAAGTGGAATTGTTAAGAAAGTCTAGAAGTGCTTCAGTTACCCCTATCTTAAATCGTTGCACAGAGAAACAGAAAACTTCTGGCCAAGGTAAAAACAAAAGCTGGATTGGAAGGAATATCTCTATCAAGAAAGAAACACCTGCTTCAGAGAAGAACACTGAAAAGAAGAAGGAATCATCTGCTTCAGAAAAAAACACTGAAAAG AAAAGCAGAGGTTCAAAGAGGAAGGAAATTAATGTGACTCCCACTTCAGGGACTCCCAGGTTGTTCACATCCACattcaaaattccaaagttGAAGAACTCCTCACCTCAGATCATGTAA
- the LOC117907342 gene encoding flavanone 3-dioxygenase isoform X1, producing MAPSTLTALVEEKTLQQSFVRDEDERPKVAYNQFSNEIPVISLAGIDESEGRRSEICRKIVEACEDWGIFQVVDHGIDANLVSDMTRLAREFFALPAEEKLRFDMSGGKKGGFIVSSHLQGEAVQDWREIVTYFSYPLRTRDYSRWPDKPEGWRAVTEVYSEKLMGLACKLLEVLSEAMDLDKEALTKACVDMDQKVVVNYYPKCPQPDLTLGLKRHTDPGTITLLLQDQVGGLQATRDGGKTWITVQPVEGAFVVNLGDHGHYLSNGRFKNADHQAVVNSDCSRLSIATFQNPAPEAVVYPLKIREGEKSVMEEPITFAEMYRRKMSKDLELARLKKLAKQQDRQERKPKGIEEILA from the exons ATGGCGCCTTCAACACTGACTGCATTGGTAGAGGAGAAGACTCTTCAGCAAAGCTTTGTCCGGGACGAAGATGAGCGTCCCAAGGTGGCGTACAACCAGTTCAGCAACGAGATTCCGGTAATTTCTCTGGCCGGAATCGACGAATCCGAAGGCCGGAGGTCGGAGATATGTAGGAAGATTGTGGAGGCGTGTGAGGACTGGGGAATTTTCCAGGTGGTGGATCATGGCATCGACGCAAATCTCGTATCGGATATGACTCGCCTCGCTAGGGAATTCTTTGCTTTGCCTGCGGAAGAGAAGCTTCGCTTCGACATGTCTGGTGGCAAGAAGGGAGGATTCATCGTCTCCAGTCATCTCCAG GGAGAAGCAGTGCAAGATTGGCGTGAGATAGTGACATACTTCTCATACCCACTCCGCACCCGAGATTACTCCCGGTGGCCAGACAAACCGGAGGGATGGAGGGCTGTGACTGAGGTCTACAGCGAGAAGCTGATGGGTCTTGCCTGCAAGTTGCTGGAGGTACTGTCGGAGGCCATGGACCTTGACAAGGAGGCTCTCACTAAGGCTTGCGTGGATATGGACCAGAAAGTGGTGGTCAATTACTATCCCAAATGCCCACAACCTGATCTCACGCTCGGACTCAAACGGCATACGGATCCAGGTACCATAACCTTGCTGCTCCAAGATCAGGTTGGAGGACTCCAGGCGACGAGGGATGGTGGCAAGACTTGGATCACTGTCCAGCCCGTGGAAGGAGCATTTGTTGTCAACTTGGGCGACCATGGTCATTAT CTGAGCAATGGGAGGTTCAAAAATGCGGACCACCAAGCTGTGGTGAACTCCGACTGCAGTCGGTTGTCGATTGCCACGTTCCAGAACCCAGCCCCAGAGGCAGTTGTGTACCCACTCAAGATCAGAGAGGGAGAGAAGTCGGTGATGGAGGAGCCCATAACATTTGCAGAGATGTACAGGAGGAAGATGAGCAAGGATCTTGAACTTGCCAGGCTGAAGAAATTGGCAAAACAGCAGGATCGGCAGGAGAGGAAACCCAAAGGCATTGAAGAGATTCTTGCTTGA
- the LOC117907342 gene encoding flavanone 3-dioxygenase isoform X2, translated as MAPSTLTALVEEKTLQQSFVRDEDERPKVAYNQFSNEIPVISLAGIDESEGRRSEICRKIVEACEDWGIFQVVDHGIDANLVSDMTRLAREFFALPAEEKLRFDMSGGKKGGFIVSSHLQGEAVQDWREIVTYFSYPLRTRDYSRWPDKPEGWRAVTEVYSEKLMGLACKLLEVLSEAMDLDKEALTKACVDMDQKVVVNYYPKCPQPDLTLGLKRHTDPGTITLLLQDQVGGLQATRDGGKTWITVQPVEGAFVVNLGDHGHYLSNGRFKNADHQAVVNSDCSRLSIATFQNPAPEAVVYPLKIREGEKSVMEEPITFAEMYRRKMSKDLELARLKKLAKQQDRQERKPKGIEEILA; from the exons ATGGCGCCTTCAACACTGACTGCATTGGTAGAGGAGAAGACTCTTCAGCAAAGCTTTGTCCGGGACGAAGATGAGCGTCCCAAGGTGGCGTACAACCAGTTCAGCAACGAGATTCCGGTAATTTCTCTGGCCGGAATCGACGAATCCGAAGGCCGGAGGTCGGAGATATGTAGGAAGATTGTGGAGGCGTGTGAGGACTGGGGAATTTTCCAGGTGGTGGATCATGGCATCGACGCAAATCTCGTATCGGATATGACTCGCCTCGCTAGGGAATTCTTTGCTTTGCCTGCGGAAGAGAAGCTTCGCTTCGACATGTCTGGTGGCAAGAAGGGAGGATTCATCGTCTCCAGTCATCTCCAG GGAGAAGCAGTGCAAGATTGGCGTGAGATAGTGACATACTTCTCATACCCACTCCGCACCCGAGATTACTCCCGGTGGCCAGACAAACCGGAGGGATGGAGGGCTGTGACTGAGGTCTACAGCGAGAAGCTGATGGGTCTTGCCTGCAAGTTGCTGGAGGTACTGTCGGAGGCCATGGACCTTGACAAGGAGGCTCTCACTAAGGCTTGCGTGGATATGGACCAGAAAGTGGTGGTCAATTACTATCCCAAATGCCCACAACCTGATCTCACGCTCGGACTCAAACGGCATACGGATCCAGGTACCATAACCTTGCTGCTCCAAGATCAGGTTGGAGGACTCCAGGCGACGAGGGATGGTGGCAAGACTTGGATCACTGTCCAGCCCGTGGAAGGAGCATTTGTTGTCAACTTGGGCGACCATGGTCAT TATCTGAGCAATGGGAGGTTCAAAAATGCGGACCACCAAGCTGTGGTGAACTCCGACTGCAGTCGGTTGTCGATTGCCACGTTCCAGAACCCAGCCCCAGAGGCAGTTGTGTACCCACTCAAGATCAGAGAGGGAGAGAAGTCGGTGATGGAGGAGCCCATAACATTTGCAGAGATGTACAGGAGGAAGATGAGCAAGGATCTTGAACTTGCCAGGCTGAAGAAATTGGCAAAACAGCAGGATCGGCAGGAGAGGAAACCCAAAGGCATTGAAGAGATTCTTGCTTGA
- the LOC117905413 gene encoding uncharacterized protein LOC117905413, giving the protein MGWLFGERRGPGWKDQALASVSPPPMPLLGIFVIVFLLLSLSSYLDYKVQVHRTVISLRLFLFLLPVILFLLARTISVHGKFVIRLPKLGHNSIHRAGSSPWGVAALVVLLLILVSYQSSLQSRWFRPLWTSY; this is encoded by the coding sequence ATGGGTTGGTTGTTCGGGGAAAGAAGAGGTCCAGGGTGGAAAGACCAAGCCCTAGCCTCCGTATCACCACCCCCTATGCCTTTGCTTGGCATCTTTGTCATTGTCTTTCTTCTTTTATCGCTTTCGTCTTACTTGGACTACAAGGTGCAGGTGCATAGGACGGTGATCAGCCTCAGACTATTTCTCTTCTTGTTGCCCGTCATCCTCTTCTTATTAGCGCGGACGATTTCTGTCCATGGGAAGTTCGTGATTCGGCTGCCGAAACTGGGGCACAACTCCATTCATCGAGCCGGGAGTTCGCCTTGGGGGGTGGCTGCGTTGGTGGTGCTGCTGTTGATTTTGGTCTCTTACCAGTCCTCTTTACAGTCCAGGTGGTTTCGACCACTTTGGACATCATACTAG
- the LOC117905899 gene encoding protein PXR1, with the protein MPSEDTKRVKKEESEEDEKIVGKKKPINAGSGSRSKEAKVKKEEPEDDDFEKPVPKRNLNKTDKEQKKKKKKKDDEKKKAAAKAEQNGKKREKKVYDLPGQKRDTPEERDPLRIFYETLFEQVPGSEMAAFWMMESGLLPKDVAKKVYEKKLKKNQQQKVASPVKAVAVKKTTKSVTVKKKTLSSPVSSKQSTKRKIEDGSSEEDSDDDLVLSKKITKRQRVA; encoded by the exons ATGCCATCGGAGGACACAAAGCGTGTAAAGAAAGAGGAAAGCGAAGAGGACGAGAAAATCGTGGGAAAGAAAAAACCCATCAATGCTGGTTCAGGGTCTCGCTCGAAAGAAGCCAAAGTGAAGAAAGAAGAGCCTGAGGATGATGATTTTGAGAAACCCGTTCCTAAGAGGAATCTGAACAAGACGGACAAG GaacagaaaaagaagaagaaaaagaaggacgATGAGAAGAAGAAGGCAGCTGCAAAAGCTGAGCAAAACGGGAAGAAGAGGGAAAAGAAGGTGTATGATTTGCCTGGACAGAAGCGAGACACCCCTGAAGAA AGAGACCCATTGAGGATTTTTTACGAAACCCTGTTTGAGCAAGTGCCTGGTAGTGAAATGGCAGCATTCTg GATGATGGAATCTGGTTTGCTCCCCAAAGACGTGGCGAAGAAAGTTTATGAGAAGAAACTGAAGAAGAATCAACAGCAAAAGGTCGCATCACCAGTGAAAGCTGTTGCTGTGAAGAAAACCACCAAGTCTGTCACCGttaagaagaaaacattgtCATCCCCTGTCTCATCAAAGCAGTCTACAAAGCGCAAGATTGAGGATGGCAGCTCGGAGGAggattcagatgatgacttgGTTTTATCTAAGAAAATTACCAAGAGACAGAGAGTAGCTTAG
- the LOC117907163 gene encoding uncharacterized protein LOC117907163 isoform X2, whose product MKEEEQSTSFRESFDDDEKRVAEILQQFSELVMEYEYNTGFLPLWGSKALRSVLVNIPPPSNKSSQLPLPSLPILPCTESRPLSNGLSPIPESLPFSSYARPANIRLHPKKKSPKITLMKKRQLLRILEDELIQEAAAIVEPQLEWVGQHPI is encoded by the exons ATGAAAGAGGAGGAGCAGAGCACCAGTTTTCGGGAGTcctttgatgatgatgaaaagCGAGTGGCCGAAATTCTGCAACAATTCTCAGAGCTTGTTATGGAATACGAGTACAACACAGGTTTTCTTCCGTTGTGGGGTTCTAAAGCTTTAAGATCCGTGCTCGTCAACATCCCCCCTCCTTCTAACAAATCATCTCaacttcctctgccttctctccCAATTCTTCCTTGTACAGAGAGTAGACCACTGAGCAATGGTCTGTCTCCAATCCCCGAATCACTCCCTTTTTCCTCCTATGCTCGCCCTGCTAACATCCGCCTGCATCCCAAGAAAAAATCTCCTAAGATTACGCTGATG AAAAAGAGGCAACTCTTGAGGATCTTGGAGGACGAACTCATTCAAGAG GCGGCGGCCATTGTGGAGCCCCAACTAGAG TGGGTGGGACAACATCCCATTTGA
- the LOC117907163 gene encoding uncharacterized protein LOC117907163 isoform X1, producing MKEEEQSTSFRESFDDDEKRVAEILQQFSELVMEYEYNTGFLPLWGSKALRSVLVNIPPPSNKSSQLPLPSLPILPCTESRPLSNGLSPIPESLPFSSYARPANIRLHPKKKSPKITLMKKRQLLRILEDELIQEAAAIVEPQLELNNISVGGTTSHLIEEDVNGEKETQGGLCREKGSLLGYRIGIDMSNEMRPLPNQNLIPNDTLLMGCFIHPIQLTKEAIYAEARRRRKLEMQRAKSSKRPRT from the exons ATGAAAGAGGAGGAGCAGAGCACCAGTTTTCGGGAGTcctttgatgatgatgaaaagCGAGTGGCCGAAATTCTGCAACAATTCTCAGAGCTTGTTATGGAATACGAGTACAACACAGGTTTTCTTCCGTTGTGGGGTTCTAAAGCTTTAAGATCCGTGCTCGTCAACATCCCCCCTCCTTCTAACAAATCATCTCaacttcctctgccttctctccCAATTCTTCCTTGTACAGAGAGTAGACCACTGAGCAATGGTCTGTCTCCAATCCCCGAATCACTCCCTTTTTCCTCCTATGCTCGCCCTGCTAACATCCGCCTGCATCCCAAGAAAAAATCTCCTAAGATTACGCTGATG AAAAAGAGGCAACTCTTGAGGATCTTGGAGGACGAACTCATTCAAGAG GCGGCGGCCATTGTGGAGCCCCAACTAGAG TTGAATAATATTTCAGTGGGTGGGACAACATCCCATTTGATTGAAGAAGATGTGAATGGTGAAAAAGAAACACAAGGTGGATTGTGTAGGGAAAAAGGTTCATTGTTGGGGTATAGAATTGGAATTGATATGAGTAATGAGATGAGACCTCTTCCTAATCAGAACTTGATTCCAAATGACACTCTTTTAATGGGTTGCTTCATTCATCCGATTCAACTCACCAAAGAAGCTATCTATGCTGAggccagaagaagaagaaagcttGAGATGCAAAGGGCGAAGAGCTCCAAGCGCCCTCGCACGTGA